The window TATCTGCATCGTACTAAACTTCTTCGTGCTGAGAAGAAGAGGCTGTTTATTTCTTACACAAAACAGCTGGGAGATATTGCTAAGAATGCTTTGTCTCGAaggattgctgcaaccatcaagCTGGCATATAAGACTGCAGGAGATCATGTTCTGCAGAACTTCTCGGTCCGGCCTCATGAGATTCGAGCGATCTCGGCCTTCGAATTTTCACGAATCCCTAGACATTATGAAGGTGATGAATGCAGGAATGTGGAAGGGTCGATATACGTTCGACCACTTCTATTGTCGTGACATGACATATGTGTAGGGTATCCAGTCGGTGATTGCTGGTCAGCAGGTTATTTCCATTCGACCAGCTACGAGATGAGGGAGACCTCTATTCCAGTAGGCAGCTCGTACAGGCCGTGTCGGGAGATAGTGAAGTCACCTTTTCGGGAAAGGGGGTGGTTACTGTCTGGGACAGTCTAGTGTTTTCCTTTCATTTGTGAGATGGTTTTGCCTCtcacgtgggggggggggggggggggggggggggtgctggcAGATGTTTTGTCAATTCGATGTTTGATAATCTAATATGTCACTTAGACTTTTATACCTCGTATGTCTTGGTTGTCATACACCTTCATTACTAAAGATAAAGGTTGGTCGAATGGGTAAGTCCTCgtgttttcttacctcctcctattaatgttgaattcacgtgctctaacAGCGTTAAATCACATCCGTTATagcatagttgttgtgctagtacagtaagttgaataagactattaggaaatttgtttctaattttcattattattcatacttacctagtactagtaCAACATCGGTAACCTCCCACCCTCCCCTAGGAGGTCTTCCCTGGATTCGGTCATTACGGACTTTGAATCGAGGACGATGGTCTGCCCATGCGTGGATATGactatacatccggcaaggaaagacaattctgcagtggaggagatgACTCAGGTTCTATACcatagttgttgtgctagtactaggcaagtatgaataataatgctAAACTTCAGtagtgtgtgtctttgtgtatgATTATACCTAACAAACAAATGTATCTTTATTTAGATATTGtttagtgctggggtgtcgttaaacattagttcattctttctttgtttaaagaaagtacaggtatatgtagtactaaaccaaataacttccgccTGGGTCAAAGCTCaatttcgaggtgcaccgaacgtttggtagagcagttaatactacAAGTCCTGTGGTTGGTGATACACGTGAGTGAGCCCACATATGTCGCAAAATCGACAAATGTCATTTTGATGACAAATGTTCCAGCCATTGACAAATGTCACACAGTCGGTGACAGATGTTACAAAGGTATCAACCACAAAAGTCACAATGCTGATTACCACAAACGTCGCAACTCATCAACCATAAATGTTCTAATCGacattggtgtttttttgtgtgatttgTCGTGTGTCTTTCTGGAGCTAAACTTGTAGCTGACATATAGAGTCCCTTTCTGAGCAGAATCGTACGATCAATCTCCATTGTGACTTTCCCTAAAATGTGTCACTATTAGCACCAACTTGGTTATCTGAAACTGCGCTATCAAATCGATATGATATTGTAAAAATGCACTGTTAGCACCAACTTGGTTATCTGAAACTGCGCTATCAAATcgatattatattgtaaaaatgAACTGTTGAATAAAATCACTCCCGGACCATGTCCATTGCCATATGTGTAATAGACAAGCCTGGCCTATACAATCGAACCTCCTGTAAAGGTTATTTTCATATAACAAACACCCCTGTATAACGGACATTTTGTATACACATGCCTgtattttaatctgtatataaAAGCCACCTGCTCACAAGGGTAAGATTGTGTAGGTTCATTAGGCGTCAGTGATACACAGATTTTACTGACTGTATACAGTGTTGTACGAACAGTGATGCTATAACAGGTTATGTCTTGTTCTAATCAGTTATTCATGAATgttgaatttcttttttttttaactactccactagagaacattgattaattaatcatcggctattggatgtcaaacatttggtaatcctgatacatagttatcagaggaaacccgctacatgtttcctaatgcagcaaattATCTTGTATGTGCACATTCCCGCAGACAGGGaaggacataccacggcatttgctcagttgtggtgctctggttggaacgagtgATCCACGACCGGTGCATCGACGGCCGTGTGAACTATTCTATATAGACTGGCATCAGAGTGACACAGGTGCCACCCGTGTGAACTATTCTACATAGACTGGCATCAGAGTGACACAAGTGCCACCCGGAGAAGACTAAGTAGACCTCGGTCCTGTCATCGACGGCCGTGTGAACTATTCTACATAGACTGGCAACAGAGTGACACAAGTGCCACCCGAAGAAGACTAAGTAGACCTCGGTCCTGTCATCGACGGCCGTGTGAACTATTCTACATAGACTGGCAACAGAGTGACACAAGTGCCACCCGAAGAAGACTAAGTAGACCTCGGTCCTGTCATCGACGGCCGTGTGAACTATTCTACATAGACTGGCATCAGAGTGACACAAGTGCCACCCGGAGAAGACTAAGTAGACCTCGGTCCTGTCATCGACGGCCGTGTGAACTATTCTACATAGACTGGCAACAGAGTGACACAAGTGCCACCCGGAGAAGACTAAGTAGACCTCGGTCCTGTCATCGACGGCCGTGTGTGAACTATTCTACATAGACTGGCAACAGAGTGACACAAGTGCCACCCGAAGAAGACTAAGTAGACCTCGGTCCTGTCATCGACGGCCGTGTGAACTATTCTACATAGACTGGCATCAGAGTGACACAAGTGCCACCCGGAGAAGACTAAGTAGACCTCGGTCCTGTCATCGACGGCCGTGTGAACTATTCTACATAGACTGGCAACAGAGTGACACAAGTGCCACCCGGAGAAGACTAAGTAGACCTCGGTCCTGTCATCGACGGCCGTGTGAACTATTCTACATAGACTGGCATCAGAGTGACACAAGTGCCACCCGGAGAAGACTAAGTAGACCTCGGTCCTGTCATCGACGGCCGTGTGAACTATTCTACATAGACTGGCATCAGAGTGACACAAGTGCCACCCGGAGAAGACTAAGTAGACCTCGGTCCTGTCATCGACGGCCGTGTGAACTATTCTACATAGACTGGCAACAGAGTGACACAAGTGCCACCCGAAGAAGACTAAGTAGACCTCGGTCCTGTCATCGACGGCCGTGTGAACTATTCTACATAGACTGGCAACAGAGTGACACAAGTGCCACCCGTGTGAACTATTCTACATAGACTGGCATCAGAGTGACACAAGTGCCACCCGTGTGAACTATTCTACATAGACTGGCATCAGAGTGACACAAGTGCCACCCGTGTGAACTATTCTACATAGACTGGCATCAGAGTGACACAAGTGCTACCCGTGTGAACTACCGAGAAAAAAACCGACCACCATTGATAACCAAggtatattttcttttcattaaaactatgtaattggtctgttttgtgattttagatggaacagtctacttaatcaatagcaTTGTATAATTGTGTACAGCAGttgtggggaaaagccctttttccccggtctgggatcgattctcgaTCTCCGAGACAGATATTATCTTTTAAACACGTATGTTTCTGGTCCCACTTTCATTCTTGTTAGTACGAAGCATGTGTCCGTttttattattggaacaaattatATGTTTTGTATGTGCGTCTGCACGTGTTTATTTGTCTATATTAATAAACTGATGTGCATTTTTATTCCCAAGACCGGAACCGGTccctaaatttaataaaaagtgGTCACTTGGATGCACCACTCCAATAggctaaacattcatttaaagCTGCCCAGTCGGTCACAAGATCAAACAgtcgttaacaataacaccattcctGGTGAGATAGCTATCAAGGGATTGCAtgccaattaaaacaaagggcCCAACGTTTGTAATGGTTACACTCATTGTCCTGTCTCAATGGAAGTGTCGCTGTAATCAACACCTGTATACAGAGCGCTGTCAGGCCGAGTGTCATGAATTCGACTAAACCGCCAGAGGTATGAGAAAATTTACTTGCAAACCAGCACTAAGATTATTGATATCCGCACCCTTCAGAAGAACCTTGAACATTGCCTaagtcatttttttttaaaccatgcATTATCAGGGTGTGACACCACATCACGACCATATTCAGTTGGAAAAGTCTCTGCAATGGGGAAAATAATGTGATCTCCAACAAGCAGCAAAGTTATTTGTCTGCCAGATAGAAGTCACACGGAATTAAGCAGGCTGGCAATTGTGCTGTTGCACCTATCTATGCCTGCAAGTAGGATTCAGATTTGAACATTGAGCGTGCGTCGAAGTTCACCGAGAAGGTGGCTTCGTACTTAACATATCTGCCCATTGAACATCATCCAATTGACATCAGATACTGCTAGATTCCACAGCCAGAGGGTCTACCTTAAGGTGCAGCATGAATGGCAACATAATGGGGCTGGGTACTCAGTAATACACAACCTGGGTCTATATTTAAGTCACACAGAATGGACAATGTAGCTGCACCAGCATCTCTAGTTAAGATCATCAGATGCAACTGCACTGGAAAGTGTGACAAAAACACATGTTCATTTCGAGGAAATGGGCTCCAGACAAATAccttaaaattgaaattttactTAATCTGTACCTTATAGAAATTCTGTTAGTACCATGTAATAGGCATTAAAGTTTGTATGTTCTTGACCAAAATGCAGaattatttcaatattatttttactaaaATTTCATATTTGATTCATATATTTTGGCTTATNNNNNNNNNNNNNNNNNNNNNNNNNNNNNNNNNNNNNNNNNNNNNNNNNNNNNNNNNNNNNNNNNNNNNNNNNNNNNNNNNNNNNNNNNNNNNNNNNNNNNNNNNNNNNNNNNNNNNNNNNNNNNNNNNNNNNNNNNNNNNNNNNNNNNNNNNNNNNNNNNNNNNNNNNNNNNNNNNNNNNNNNNNNNNNNNNNNNNNNNACAAGTATTGTAGTGTAtgacacagacagacactacAATACTAGTGTTTCTATAATTATGTGTATCACCAAGACAGACACTACAATACTAGTGTTTTAAGTATGTGTATGTTTTGGCCTAGCTGTCGATTCAAATGTGTGTGATTCAGTCAATTCGGAACAAGTGCTTACGATGTGTAACCATACTcataacctacatgtatttctatATTCAACAACATATATTTCTATATTCAACAACATGTACTTCTATATTCAACAACATGTACTTCTATATTCAACAACATGGTCTTCCAAATTATCTGTATGCTATAATATGTTGCATAATCTTTACCAGTCATATTTTCTTACCTGGAAAGAGAACACTACCAAGCTTTTTGTCATGAACTTCGTTCTCAAACGATGGATGAATCAGTTTAACATAGACATCTACAGGGCCAGTCATGAATTCACCATTCATCGTAAGAACAGCAATGGTCTTCACTAAAGGAGACTTACACCCAGTATCATCAGTGGTAATAACTGGAGTCAGAGTCTGAAATAAAGAACAGCAATGGTCTTCACTAGAGTAGAGTCACAACCAGTATCATCAGTGGTAATAACTGGAGTCAGAGTCTGAAATAAAGAACAACAATGGTCCTCACTAGAGTAGAGTCACAACCAGTATCATCAGTGGTAATAACTGGAGTCAGAGTCTGAAATAAAGAACAACAATGGTCTTCACTAGAGTAGAGTCACAACCAGTATCATCAGTGGTAATAACTGGAGTCAGAGTCTGAAATAAAGAACAGCAATGGTCTTCACTAGAGTAGAGTCACAACCAGTATCATCAGTGGTAATAACTGGATCCAGAGTCTGAATTAAAGAACAGCAATGGTTTTCACTATAGGAGAGTCACAACCATTATCgtaagtggtaaagcgcttgcttgatgtgcagtcggattaggatcaatccctgtcgatggacccattgggctatttcgttcccatcagtgcaccacgattgggatatcaaaggatgtggtatgtgatatcctgtcaaagggatggtgcatataaaagatcccttgctgctaatgcaaagggtattgggtttcctctctaagatgcCATGGTatcataaaattatttgtacGATATTATACATGCACATCTTTATTGGTGGTAATTGAACCCGAATTTATATTAGCTCAAAATAGTATTAGATAAATTCtcctttttattgttaaattgttttgtatCACTTTAGATAAGTAAAGATAATCTGATCACAAGTGCATtggacaaataaaaaacaaaacaaaaaccaacaacagaagaaaaaaaaaaaccccacaacaacaaactaaatagcattaaaaataaacttactTTATTGTCACCAAACACCCAAAACACATTCACACTTGGAAATGCACAACCGATGATGACGTTGACATGAAAATTTTCTCTGAAGTTAACCTGTGTTGATGATGGGAGGGCACTCGCAAGATTGATAAGAGAATTCTTCACCACGGCTGCAATGATATGAAGGCAAGAAAACACGACTTGAATGAACGAATCTGTACTTATAGACGATTCCATAGTGGCAAATCAGACAATGCATATTATATGAAGGGAAAGAAAACACGACTTGAATGAACGAATCTGTACTTATAAACGATTCCATAGTGGCAAATCAGACAATGCATATTATATGAAGGTAAAGAAAACACGACTTGAATGAACGAATCTGTACTTATAAACGATTCCATAGTGGCAAATCAGACAATGCATATTATATGAAGGTAAAGAAAACACGACTTGAATGAACGAATCTGTACTTATAGACGATTCCATAGTGGCAAATCAGACAATGCATATTATATGAAGGTAAAGAAAACACGACTTGAATGAACGAATCTGTACTTATAGACGATTCCATAGTGGCAAATCAGACAATGCATATTATATGAAGGTAAAGAACATGATTTTAATTAGTGCTGGGAGAATATaacaatgtgtttttttgtttttgttttgttttttaaaggttttaatgattttaatgattttagtatgcataacacatacacacataaacgtTTGGCTAGGAACTGTAAGAACATGCACATACCGGTTTAAACAGTGGACCATCAACTAATAGACTGCTGAGCTGTGTCTGTTGGCTATTCAGTATTTTCACTCACCTGACATTCTTTCACCTGTCACGATATGCACAGGCTACGCACTCTAAATCTGCCTTTAAACTATACTGGAATAATTGGTGagttatatttctacttttctaattcactttactattttattaacatacaTAAAGTACggtttataaattacaaataagatTTAAATAAACTTGCGGTTCAATTAACATTAATTGGGATAGAACAATAAAGTGAATTAATGTAAGTgttagaatgtgtgtgtgacCCTTAAGCTGTAACTATGGCTGATATCTCTATAGTCAAGTATTACTGAACGAGTGGCTAGTAGTTGTTTTAGTTAGATTGTGTGTGTGATCCTTAAGCTGTAACTATAGTCGATATCTCTATAGTCAAGTATCACTGAACGAATGGCTAGTAGTTCTCTTAGTAATATGTGCGAATATTGAGTTAggattaatattaaattagattAGTATTAGTACTACTTTATTTGGTTCGTATAGACGTTTTGACGATTCCACGATGGTACTGCCctaaagcccacagctaaaggtaTGAGTGTTCGGGTAACTTGTATCCACAATACTTACGATAATGCAGAGCCGTAGCcagcggtgggggggggggggggggggggggggggggggggggggggcggtcggAGGAGAGCAGACCCCACCACCGAACAAAATTcggaaaaaattatacaaacttaaagaaaattctcttgtTAACCGTTTAACGAGTTTTAGACTATAACtactcagtccccccccccccccccccaaacaaaaaatcttagctacggccctgtaatgTTTGTGTACCTTCCAttttattaatactatatattgCTGTATGTGTAATtgctgtttgttgtaagtaATCATTAAAGATTACCGGCGATTGATTAATGTTCAGTTGTTTGACGTACGgtaataatgtatacatatacatatatatatatatatatatatatatatatatatatatatatatatatatatatatactctgtcaaaaatgaaacgcataggtgatagggaaagaagaaaagtgtttgattttacaaagtatcgggttttttttgtacaatgttgctgaatgaccatgtttgttaatgttcctggaatgggacagcatgcccaaatgcaccctaaaacaaatttaacgcacgttgtggcacgttgtgcgacaattgcaggaaatcggcgtgaaatggtcacaTTTTGGCGAATGCGTGTGAAATTCTGAGAAatgattggggtagtgatgggtattaaagctgcaatgctggcaatgatgcctcatttccatttcgacgtagacgagttacaagatgccaagactaagcctgtcgaatcgaaacattgcaataggccgtctccagttaggtgaatcgcagtcagcagtcgcacgccatatgaacgtccatcagaacaccatttcacgtctctgggacaggtaccatcAGTTTCagtcagctgaagaccggcccagaagtagAAGACCTCGCATAGCAACtacagcacaagatcgctatatccgggttctgcacttgcgtcaccgaactgccacagcaacgaacactgctggacgcatacctggtttgagaagggtgccTGCAAAACCATTCGGAACCAGGAGACAGTATGTTgaccccgtcctgcgacgtcagcatcgacatttacgtgttcgctggtgcacgaatgtacaggggtagaactggcggcgagtatggttcagcgacgagtcacgtttccttctacagcgatgtgatggacgacaacgtgtttatagacgccgcaatgaacgttttgccaagaactgcgtcgcccaagttgacagattaggtggagggagtgtcacgatgtggggagccatctcacacaccggcagaagtgaacttgtgttcgtacaaggcaacctgacagctgtacgctaccgggttgaagttcttcgccgtcacatgcttcccattttggatcgacagagagaactcttccAGCAgtacaatgccaggccgcatacggcacgtgtaacatgGTTTCACTACTCATGTCAACATGTGACTGTTCTACCATCATCAATATCGCCAGAATCatcccattgaacatctatgggacgaactggacaggtgtgtacgccagcgtgaatATTTCGCCTCatgcttccgcaactgtcacatgcactgcaggaagaatgggctggGATttcacgtgcccggattcagactcattcagtctatgccatagtgattgctgctgctggtggccacacaaagtactgatttcagcgccctcgtgcgacgctagATAGATACTGCCGCCATAGCATAGATAGTCATAGAtagatcataaataacgaaatatgccaaaattaaagagataattccatgataGATAGATTCTTTtttgacagatatatatataattagctaGCTAGAGATGTTAGATAATGTAgtcatagatagatagattgttTAATGTAGTCAATTTAACTGTTGTTTTGTGCagaattagtttatttttactaaaCGATGCGGTTTAATCTGTAGACCGcagaatgtatttatatatgtattttgatgTATTTTAATACTGTGTTTTAGAATTGTTTATGCATTCTTGagaatgtattataat of the Gigantopelta aegis isolate Gae_Host chromosome 12, Gae_host_genome, whole genome shotgun sequence genome contains:
- the LOC121386138 gene encoding uncharacterized protein LOC121386138, with translation MSLDIHWTYQLIVIVLIACSEHVLGVCVFSMSKSMAVTGQSLVFNYETEAAITLRIAFCLNDVIAGACERLNTNDSLCNATDGYTLTPISPSAVTLQIRSFDAAKHAGVWRLRRGKHDMSKTYNLTAPFGTVVKNSLINLASALPSSTQVNFRENFHVNVIIGCAFPSVNVFWVFGDNKTLTPVITTDDTGCKSPLVKTIAVLTMNGEFMTGPVDVYVKLIHPSFENEVHDKKLGSVLFPVHTAVDDRTEVYLVFFGWHLCHSVASLCRIVHTAVDDRTEVYLVFSGWHLCHSDASLCRIVHTAVDDRTEVYLVFSGWHLCHSDASLCRIVHTAVDDRTEVYLVFSGWHLCHSVASLCRIVHTAVDDRTEVYLVFSGWHLCHSDASLCRIVHTAVDDRTEVYLVFFGWHLCHSVASLCRIVHTRPSMTGPRST